GTGGATACTCTAGCAGAAACGTACCTCCAGAGTATTAATACTAAGTTTAACCTAAGGAGTTTACTTACCTTGTTGCTAAAATTCTTGCTAAAATTCGAACGTGTTGTATTGAAAATTCCTAGAATTTATAATCCCGAACCCACAGCAGCCCGCTGTGCAATTTCATTATCAAGACAATTTATAAGCGCGACAAACTAGTTTTACTTCAGATTAACGTGGTGTACCGTGGCAGGGTCATGATCTTCTAGTCTGTATACGATGCAGTTTAAAGCAGCTTTGTGGTTATACTCAGTTATCTATCATTATTTAGCTTCTTATTTGAGTACGAACGTTCCGAGTGAAGACCATGTTCCCAATGTTGTCCAACGATCAGGAGAGCTGTCGAAGTAAGTTAATGTAAATTCGTTACCAGATTAGACATACACTCTATCGGACACACGTGAAGCAAAccttaataaaggaaaaagtcaGCAAACCTACTGGTATTTCTGTTAAGTAGAGCACCTGGTGCGATTCATGAAACGACGTAAGTAAAACAACGTAGTATTTTGATTGCACGTTTCGCCTCACCGCGTTCATTTCGTAACCGAGAGACTGCTCGCCTGTTCTTCTCTTTCTGTTATATATTTTAGTTCTCCTGTCCCTCCAAAAGGCCGTTTCGCGAGGCCTTCCCAATTTCGACTCAATTTCTACCTGTCCCCCAAATTCAGTGGCTTTCGCTTTCTTACCTCCCAAATAGGTGTATGATTTGTGACCTCACGCTTCTACGAACGTCCGACAGTGTAGCTTACCTCAAGGTTGAGTTTTAAGGTGGTGTATCATTGGCGTTACCTCAACTTTACGTGGAACTCACCGGACGACTATCACCATGCGATCACGAGTGGGAGATACATCCCTGAAAATAACGCCCCTACCGGAATGAAGCTCCACCTCAACCGACTGTTTTTGACGATACCGAGGTTTAGGAAAGGAGTTCCTGCTACACTTAATTACATAGGTACTTAGACATATTTCGTTTATTTAGTTTCGCAGGGGCGATCATCTTGTCCTCGTTGGTCATCTTTCCGCCCACGCTTTGCCCTTTCACTTTCCCAAACGCGCGATGGAAATATCGAATTGAAACTTCGAAATATCCCGAGGTCGGTCTTTCGCCCATCGATAAACAATATAATTCGTGGAtgttaatgaaatgttttccgaatcatattaaaatttactcttCTGATTTTCTAGATATGGTGGAGGGACATCAGCAGCCCCTCTTAACACCGTTCCCCGACTGGAAATCCAACGATGAAGCCATTAGCTGTTCAAATTTGCAAAGCGTCCAAAGCATGGAAATTGACACAGGCGGGATAATGTGGGTGATAGACGGCGTTAGAATTAATAATAGTACACTATGTCCTGTGAAGTTGGTTTTGCTGGACCTGAAAAATGGTGGACTATTAGTCCACACATACGTCTTTCCTGATAGGATTTCATCGCGGAATGGAGGATTTTTGAACGACATTGTAATTGATGAATCTGATGGTAAAACTTGCATTTGATAATAATTTCCTTTGCTGTCGAGATATTTGTCTTATCGCACGTTTCCCACTGGCTAAAGCTGAGCTTAATCCCTAAGCGCATCTGAAACTGTgcgttttatatgaaaaattatccaTTCCGAGCCATCCTTAGACTTTAAGTGCAGCTTTGGACTACGGAGCATATGGAGGTTAATAAGAGGCATCGCTAACTTGACAATATCAGTTAATTCTCGTTTAAGCAGCACTCAGATTACAACCTGGCTTAAGTGAAGCTACAACCACTAATAACTCGTAAATCAATTTAGGCAACGCAATTAGTTTCAGCCCTCTAAAGGGCTTTACAGGGtggttcaaaaatgtttttgttacgTTGGAACTTGTTTAGGTAATTCTCATGAATGTATTTCCATTGACTGGGTTTCAGGAAATTACGCTTACATTACGGACAACTCGCCCATAGATCCGGGAATAGTTGTTTATTCAAGAAGGAGAAACACGTCGTGGAAATTGCGGGATAAATCCATGCTGCCAGAACCTCATGCAGTTCAGTTTCCTGTCGATGATTTGGTTTTTGGAAATGCCGTTCCAGTTGGTAAGAGAATGGACGACCTCCTTTGTCTTTAATTACGCAACTATATTTACGCCTATTAATTATGTCGTTACCTCGTTAATATGTCTAGGGGTTTGAGTAAGTTAACTTTCATCTGCTTACTCgaacttcaaataaaatcaCCAAAGTtccattttccaatttaattctAGACGGAATTGCATTATCACCTGCGAGAACTGGCAAACCCAGGACCATCTTCTACTGTGCAATATCGTCATATACAATTTATTCGGTGCCAACTAGTGCGGTCAAAAACAGACTTTTAGTGAAGTCGGGATTATGGACATCCATGATAAAGAACGAAGGACAAAAGTCGGGACAAAGCGACGGTACAAATCATATTTTAAGTTAACatcgttaataaaaatatttccttaggGATAGTAATCGACGAATTATCCACAATGTACCTAACAATGCTTCCACAGTATGGCGTCGCTTCGTGGAACATTAAGCAGCCGATTTCCACATTGGAAATTATTGACAGTAACAGAGAGACTATGATCTGGCCTGATGGATTAGCCTTTGATCAAAACGGGTTTCTGTATCTGATTAGTAACAagatatataattatattgaTAGCACCAGAGCGCCTCTCATTAACAACCAGTCTCAGTTCAGAGTTTTAAGGGTTTTTGTTGGAACCAGAAGCTATTTGTACGGTTAGTTCTTATAGGTTAAACCATAAAAATTACGCTTTTTATAATACGATTCATGCATTGCCATTAAAGATAGGTGCAAAATATGTGTAAACGGAAtggaaatgtttcattttgtCCTCTTTTTACCAGGCAACGTTTTGCCATTGTGCCGCAATCGCAAAGGACTGGTTAGGAAACCAGAACGTGTCAtaagcacaaaaaagttaacgCTGCAAATTAGCCTCAGACAAGATTCGACGAGAATTTTTGAGCTTTACTGAACCACAGAGCATGTCACCCAGTTTCTGAGATTCGCTTGAAAGAGCAGCTGCGTCGCAGCACATGCGAAAAGATCAAATTCAAGTTACCGCCGTTCAAAGTCTTGCGAGGTAAGTTCTAACTGAACTGTAGGCCATGCAGCCAAAAAATGGACCTTCGTTAATCACCccaattaattttgtaatttttacacGCGTACAGTAACGgctttaaatcaattttgctTCAAGTTGGTTTCCGGAACATTTAGAGTTTGCTTCAAAGCTGCTTTTACGTACGTTACATAGGTAAAAGCTCACCTGGAACAAAACTGATTTCAATCTAAATTGCATTAATTATGCAATTCCTTCTTTCAAAAGAGTGGAGTGCAAAGAAACTTGAAAGTGTTATGATATTCAAATTCAAGTGAATATTCAGCGACGAGATAgcaattatttcttaaatttcctcgACTTATTCCTCCAGAAAAAAGATTCATTACTGAGACTGCGTTTCTGTTCTTATTGTTTGCGCGCTTCAGGTGAATTTTAAagacaatttttgtaaatttttttagctcGAGAAGCTAATGTCCATTACGTTGAGattctaattaaattgtaGTAATGGGATTCTCGGGGAAATATGATAATAAGACTTGGAGGAATTACTTTTAAACgagtttcttctttttctcccCCTACATTTTGTTCTAATAGGGAGGATGgatagtaataaaaaatcgtAACTAAATAAGTACCAAACATTCCGTCTAACGTTTGATCTGAAAGATGAAAAGAACCGTAAATTCTGTCGGAATGTCTTGACCTCCATGGGTGGTGTTAATGCTGTTTGGTCCATTTTGATTCTCCACGAACTGGGATCCGCCACTCAGCGTTAGACTGCATTTAATAGACGCGTTACCGGCGTCAAACTGTCTATTTTAAACACGGATCTGGAGATTTAAGTCCGCATTTCGAAAGAGctttatattttcgaaatagaGTTGGTCACGTTACCGACCACTCCTTGGGACTGTCGACCACCCTGGGCTATATTGACTATAATTGAAATTGTCCAGTACAAACCCACCCCGACGAACTTGCTGCTTGGACAATGTGCGGAGCTCGGATAAAACTCGTAGACGTGCCGTTGCGGATGTGACACAACGGGACGTCTACCTATGATCTATGACCCTTAGCCAGAGTTATCTGAGCACTATGCAGGGAAGCCAAGCAGTAAAACTTCAAGAAAGAAGATGTCATTAGTTTCATTCGTCATTGTCACCATTTATTACTAACCCCCATTTATTTCATTGAACTGCGATCGGATTTTAATTGACAACAGAGATTTTCCCGCACCGCATAAAGCGATACTTTTCTTTCGTTATTTGCGGTGGACAATAGAAAATATGATATGATATAGGTGGTGAACTCAACGAGTTGAAAATGTCGATTTTTCGCATCAAGTGCTTGCCGCCCCTACCAAAAGCTCGTCCTTCGACGAATGATAATTAACGATCCCGTACGGATTCAGTACGTTTTATCTTCAGgtcaatattaattaaataggtCGCTTATTAATTTCTAGATAAATCAACACCCGGCAGATTTTCACGGTACTTCGGGCGATCGAGGCTCTAATAACACTTTAATTAAAGATAACTGGAAATTTGTGGTGAGTTGTGTCGAAATGATACCAAATTTTGTTCACAAATATGCCTTCATGGCTTTATAAAGCTCGTATTTGCGGCTTGGTTAAAgataattttcgaattatgGTGGTTGGCACAGTTGAAATGATCACTTCATACAATGAAACGTTTCTAACTGCATTTGCACGTACTACATAAAGTGGTTTCGGGTTTGTTTGCTATTCGACAAACATAGTTTCAGGTGggatgatagattaaatgttCGGGGCGGAAGGGAATTTAATAGTACGTTATGCGTCAAGGTAGTGAAGTGCGTCATTATGATTCACCCTAAAACGTCAGAGTGGTGAGCGTGACACAAACGCGGTGTATGTACGCAACTATTGGGTGTGCTCAGTCTTATTTTGCCATTTACGTGTGAATCTCGAATAAGGCCCGGGGGTTCGAACGAGGCACCATCAATTGAAGGTTTAGGTCATTTTGATGGAGAACTTCTTCGAGAAGTCTCTAATTATAccgaaattttcattgaatcAGTAAGTGAAATTGAGATATGGTTCGAAGTTCAAGTGCCTACTTCACcagtttaattgaaaaagatCGGGAtcgaagaaatttaattttgtaaactgAAACTACAATTATAAATCGAGTTCCTCGTTTAGTctgaaaaatttgcttttctaACGCTTGCACCTTATATTTATGGCTCGACTATTATGACCAGTGTTACATTGCTAAGAATGTTAATTGCTTAATTTCGCAATAGAGAGCTCTCAAGCTCTTTACGCTAACCCCCCTTACGGTATTACCCTACCGCAAGCAATTAAACAGTAGAACTATTTTAGAAGTTCCCGAGATTGCGTTTGTTCGAGTTGTAAGTGGAATTATGCTCGACGAAGGTAAacccaattatttttaatacttattaCCCCGCAAAACtcgataataaattaaatatctatttAGTTTTGGAATATTCAAAAGTTTCGagcataaataaattcatgagAATCTATTTTACTCGCGATTTGCGGATATGTTTGTTTTCACACaacggaaaatattaaaaacaatttttacctATTATCTTTAAAAGAGACCGTTAATCGGAGCGTTGAGAGGTcgtgaaaaacattttctttcattttttcgaaaagtaGTGAACAACGGGGTGATAGTGACCCGCGTAGGGGTCATCATTTACCTAGCGCGCCGCGACGTCCGGGCGCGCAGCTTTTataagtttcattaatttgCTTAAATATACGCATTAACGTATTCTATTAAAGCACACCAACTCTTCCATAAACCGATATGACAGCAATATAACTCAAAACAATTACCCATATATCGTGATTATTAATTAACGAACCACGACTAATCAATAAACCTATTGCAACAGCCGCCAAGCGATAAATGGGCTATAAATCTCAATATATTATCATAGTCGACTTAATTCAATCAAACAATACATATTTTGGACTTCGATAGGGGATTGTAGTAAGTCAATACTGGTTGATTAATATCCTTGATTGAATTGCTCTACTATATGCATCCCTAACTGGCTATTGACTTGGCatcaaataacaaattattaaaccaTTCCGACCTGGAAATATAGGAAACACCACGactaacattaacaaattaatttacaacACTAATGGAAGTCGAAAAACTTCTCAAGGGAAACGAATTAATTAATccgaaacattaattttaatggtcGATAACAGCACAATGAAAGTTGGAAAAGCTGGATTATAGGCCTTCAAGGGGCCCTGTTAAACGTGGAGTGCGCTAAAATATCGTTAAACAGAAAAAGTTTTGGCACATAAGGTGGGAGCGTTGGGAGCGGAAATGCATGTATTGAGactgtaaatgtaaatatatgtCTAAAAACTTAGCCCAGTTAAATAATATCTAATTACGTTAGAGGGAGGAAATTCCGAACAGCAGTGAAACCGCTTCACTGGTTACGTTTAAACGCGTTGTTCCCGATTAGTTCGACGATTGACAGGCAAATCAAGGACTAGAAGATGGAAATGCGAAGCGAAAAAGACGGGCAAAGACCCAGCAAATGAAGAAATCACATCAACCTTACCGTCAACATCCACTTTCTCCTGCCGAACGACAATTGGGGGGGTCGCCATGTTTCTTTCAAACAAAAGAAGACTCGGAGATGTCCACTTCCACTCACCAAACGTCAATTACCCGACGCCCACTCTAACTCAGTAAATGTCAGATAAACGAGTGACGTCACTGAGAGTTTGAAAGAAAACGCCCGATTATCCCGATCGATGGTTCCAGATCGGGTAGGTCCGGTTGCATGTCGCGACAACACCAAACTGAATCGTTTCGAGAACCACATCGGTAcgaaaacatgcaaaaaactTTACAATGTGCCTTTTGCGAAGGTACCACTCATAGCTTGAAGGATAGCGAGGAATGCGATGTTTTTTCATCGTATAAAAAACTTTGCAGCCGTGTGCCTGCGGCTCAggtatgaaaaataaaattcaatacgAAATAATATGTACAGGGGgggacaaaagtattggcgCACCGGaagttttaatataaaacgaCTGATTTTGATACTTTAGCTAATAACAAAGCAAATGGAACGTAACTTATATTAAACCTCACGTCTTAAACTATCAATTGCCcctacattttattttattatattttattaaatttgcaatataGTAATATATTGCAAATTTGTAAGTTAACCATTGAACTCCATGGACAAGGATATCGGCAAAGCTCGGAGTTGACTTCGGCTTGCCGACTCATGGAGAGTATGGGGGCAAGAACCATATTATTATCACTGTGCTGGTAATTTTACCGCCCAGCCAGTTTCCGTGGAAGCACCGAATGTCACCAATATCGATGTTCCTATGGAAATTAGCTTGCCGAGAAAGTTAACAGTACGTTAATAATTCAGCCCCAAGTGGCGGCATCAAGTGCTGCGAAATTGCCGTCTTTAAAgggttattattaatattcaattaacATTCAATATCccattaataattaacaaacttGACAAGAGGTAAAGATGTGCTTATTTATGTTTGGTTCGCACTTTTTAGTTAGCTTTAACCCGCGACCACGCTCCCACGAAGACAAAACGTGACTGTTACTCATGGGTCTACGTGACCCAGTTTTTCATTTGCTGGTATTTTTCAGTAAAAGATAAAACCTTAATTGTTGTGCGTTGGTAATCTGAATGTtacatattttagaaatattcaaGACATAACTAAAACCATTCCACGTTTCCATTTATCCAATTTAGGCAAGATTTAACAGTGCATTGTTggaaaatgtactttttgcaATTGTTGCAAACTGTATTtgtttttcggttttttggTCACGAACATatgacatatatatatatatttttaagaagaaaTATCCAAAACATCCCAGGATGTGATTGGAACCGGCGCACTAAAAATTCTAGAGCACAGCCTTGGAGGCTGTGAGGAGGGACCTTTGTGTTGTCGAGTTTATTGATTGCAAATGGTTTGCACAGAGACACTTTTagttgttttaaaaaagtataacGTGCCAGTTTAACATCTTCGGAAGAGCACTTGTATATTATCGAATGCAGCCATAATGTTTACTTCGGCAACGTTCAATATCGTGTGAAATATGG
This portion of the Euwallacea fornicatus isolate EFF26 chromosome 4, ASM4011564v1, whole genome shotgun sequence genome encodes:
- the LOC136338942 gene encoding dopaminechrome tautomerase-like isoform X1 — encoded protein: MQFKAALWLYSVIYHYLASYLSTNVPSEDHVPNVVQRSGELSNFKVVYHWRYLNFTWNSPDDYHHAITSGRYIPENNAPTGMKLHLNRLFLTIPRFRKGVPATLNYIDMVEGHQQPLLTPFPDWKSNDEAISCSNLQSVQSMEIDTGGIMWVIDGVRINNSTLCPVKLVLLDLKNGGLLVHTYVFPDRISSRNGGFLNDIVIDESDGNYAYITDNSPIDPGIVVYSRRRNTSWKLRDKSMLPEPHAVQFPVDDLVFGNAVPVDGIALSPARTGKPRTIFYCAISSYTIYSVPTSAVKNRLLVKSGLWTSMIKNEGQKSGQSDGIVIDELSTMYLTMLPQYGVASWNIKQPISTLEIIDSNRETMIWPDGLAFDQNGFLYLISNKIYNYIDSTRAPLINNQSQFRVLRVFVGTRSYLYG
- the LOC136338942 gene encoding protein yellow-like isoform X2, with the protein product MKLHLNRLFLTIPRFRKGVPATLNYIDMVEGHQQPLLTPFPDWKSNDEAISCSNLQSVQSMEIDTGGIMWVIDGVRINNSTLCPVKLVLLDLKNGGLLVHTYVFPDRISSRNGGFLNDIVIDESDGNYAYITDNSPIDPGIVVYSRRRNTSWKLRDKSMLPEPHAVQFPVDDLVFGNAVPVDGIALSPARTGKPRTIFYCAISSYTIYSVPTSAVKNRLLVKSGLWTSMIKNEGQKSGQSDGIVIDELSTMYLTMLPQYGVASWNIKQPISTLEIIDSNRETMIWPDGLAFDQNGFLYLISNKIYNYIDSTRAPLINNQSQFRVLRVFVGTRSYLYG